In a genomic window of Gossypium arboreum isolate Shixiya-1 chromosome 9, ASM2569848v2, whole genome shotgun sequence:
- the LOC108455632 gene encoding uncharacterized protein LOC108455632, with the protein MKILCWNCRGAGNPATVRELKQLLAANGPDIVFLCETKIHSNGFHRIRTICRMEGCLAVDSEGKSGGLALLWKAGVNVFVQNYPKFHIDSLVSMDDGEKFRFTDFYGQTDPSLRQQSWDMLRRVKSMVNEGWIVGGDFNAILNNSEKEGGRRKPRSLMDDFCDVLEELSLTDVKTPNGWFTWTNNREGTRLVKERLDRFVISDEFMEKMPFLTSQIVRQSKSNHEAILLDMYGSKPRDKRVDHRVWFRYDICWAQEQEAKDIIKRA; encoded by the coding sequence ATGAAAATTCTTTGCTGGAATTGTCGTGGGGCTGGGAATCCGGCGACTGTGCGTGAACTAAAGCAACTTCTTGCTGCGAACGGTCCTGATATTGTTTTTCTTTGTGAAACAAAAATTCACTCTAATGGCTTCCACCGTATTCGTACAATATGCAGGATGGAGGGATGCCTAGCGGTCGATTCGGAGGGGAAAAGTGGTGGATTGGCCCTACTTTGGAAGGCAGGCGTGAACGTTTTTGTGCAAAACTATCCTAAGTTTCACATTGACTCGTTGGTTAGCATGGATGATGGTGAAAAGTTTAGGTTCACTGACTTTTATGGCCAGACCGACCCAAGCCTAAGGCAGCAATCTTGGGATATGCTGAGAAGGGTGAAAAGCATGGTTAATGAAGGCTGGATCGTGGGAGGTGACTTTAACGCCATTTTGAATAATTCAGAGAAGGAAGGGGGCCGTAGAAAGCCTCGGTCTTTGATGGATGACTTTTGTGATGTGTTGGAAGAGTTAAGCCTGACGGATGTGAAGACTCCTAATGGATGGTTTACGTGGACCAACAATCGAGAAGGGACTAGGCTTGTTAAAGAGAGGCTGGACAGATTTGTCATCTCTGACGAGTTTATGGAAAAAATGCCGTTTCTTACTTCTCAAATTGTTCGCCAGTCGAAATCCAATCATGAGGCTATCCTTTTGGATATGTATGGAAGTAAGCCTAGAGATAAAAGGGTTGATCACAGGGTTTGGTTTAGATATGACATCTGTTGGGCGCAGGAGCAAGAGGCTAAAGATATTATAAAGAGAGCTTAG